From one Gracilinanus agilis isolate LMUSP501 chromosome 5, AgileGrace, whole genome shotgun sequence genomic stretch:
- the GLCCI1 gene encoding glucocorticoid-induced transcript 1 protein, whose amino-acid sequence MKDKATQTPSCWAEEGAEKRSHQRSASWGSSDQLKEIAKLRQQLQRGKQGSSRHGHRDKERHSPLHGHPAASSQTQAAGSRAASVAVSGAPGPKSAASRAACSVEGISPELEKVFIKEASAKEDGGKPLDPVPDGRRAPPPAPRSSSSGTRSIDTQTPSVPERSSSCSSSHSPCASPFRPAESQDGSPCSAEDLLYDRDKDSGSSSPLPKYASSPKPNNSYMFKREPPEGCERVKVFEEMAARQPISAPLFSCPDKNKVNFIPTGSAFCPVRLLGPLLPASDLMLKSSPGSGQSPILSALAVEQLSARVAFSTLSEDGGAVDSAVAEVSLPPPCPPPGAPLLSECPAEERGPSQGYVAI is encoded by the exons ACCCCGAGCTGTTGGGCTGAGGAGGGGGCTGAGAAGAGATCCCATCAGCGCTCAGCGTCGTGGGGCAGTTCGGACCAGCTGAAAGAG ATCGCCAAGCTGAGGCAGCAGCTCCAGAGGGGCAAGCAGGGCAGCAGCCGGCACGGCCACCGCGACAAGGAGCGCCACTCGCCTCTGCACGGGCACCCCGCGGCCAGCAGCCAGACCCAG GCTGCGGGCTCCAGGGCCGCCTCGGTGGCTGTGTCTGGCGCGCCGGGGCCCAAGTCGGCGGCTTCGCGGGCGGCCTGCAGTGTGGAAGGCATCAGCCCGGAGCTGGAGAAGGTCTTCATCAAGGAGGCCAGCGCCAAGGAGGACGGGGGCAAG CCTCTGGACCCGGTTCCAGACGGCCGCCGGGCCCCGCCGCCCGCCCcccgcagcagcagcagcggcaccCGCAGCATCGACACGCAGACGCCGTCCGTGCCGGAGCgcagcagcagctgcagcagcAGCCACTCACCCTGCGCGTCCCCCTTCCGGCCGGCTGAGTCCCAAGACGGCAGCCCCTGCTCCGCCGAGGACCTGCTCTACGACCGCGACAAAG ACAGTGGCAGCAGCTCGCCGCTCCCCAAGTACGCCTCGTCTCCAAAACCCAACAACAGCTACATGTTCAAGCGAGAGCCGCCAGAGGGCTGTGAGCGAGTGAAGGTCTTTGAGGAGATGGC GGCTCGCCAACCCATCTCGGCCCCTCTCTTCTCCTGTCCGGACAAAAACAAGGTGAACTTCATCCCGACGGGATCGGCCTTCTGTCCCGTGAGGCTCCTGGGCCCTCTCCTGCCGGCCTCGGACCTCATGCTCAAGAGTTCTCCGGGCTCTGGCCAGAGCCCGATCCTGAGCGCGTTGGCCGTCGAGCAGCTGTCGGCGAGGGTGGCTTTCTCGACTCTGTCCGAAGACGGCGGGGCCGTGGACTCGGCCGTGGCGGAGGTCAGCCTTCCGCCGCCGTGCCCGCCCCCGGGCGCCCCGCTGCTGAGCGAGTGCCCGGCCGAGGAGCGGGGCCCGTCTCAGGGCTACGTGGCCATCTGA